The DNA region TGGCTGGTTGAACGTGCTGTTTTCGCTGCCGGTTGTTTTCTACAGCGGTAGGGAATATTTCCAATCGGCCTATACAAACCTCCGTAATAAAATATTGAATATCGATTTTCCGCTGGCGCTGGGCATAGCCGTGCTTTTTTTGCGTACGCTGATTGAGGTACTAACCCATGCGGGAGCCGGTTTTGCTGATACGCTTTGCGGGCTGGTGTTCTTTTTACTGGTGGGTAAATTTGTTCAGCGAAAAACCTATTACCATATCTCTTTTGAGCGTGACTACCGTTCGTTTTTCCCTGTTGCCGTACAGATTGTTGAGAACGGTATCGAAAAGCCGTTGCCCTTATCAGCCCTGAAAGTAGGTCAGCGGATCCGCATTCGCAGTAATGAGATTATTCCGGCCGATGCGATATTACTAAACGGCGAAGCGCGGATTGATTTTAGCTTTGTTACCGGCGAGTCAGCTCCCGTGACAAAGGTTTGGGGTGAAGTGGTTTATGCCGGTGGCCGGCAAATGGGCGAAGCTATTGAATTGGAGGTAATTAAACCAGTATCACAAAGCTACCTTACCCAATTGTGGAACAATGAAGCTTTTAGCCGTAGCCAGGAGAACCGGATGCAAACCTTTAACCAAAAGGTAAGTAAGTATTTCAGCATTGTTTTACTGGTGATTGCATTGGGTTCATTAGTTTTCTGGCTGCCGGTCGATGTTTACCGTGCTTTTTCGGCATTTACAGCTGTGTTGATTGTAGCATGCCCCTGTGCGCTGGCTTTAAGTACACCGTTCACTATGTCGGCGGCACTCAGTATTTTTGATCGTAATTTTTTCTACCTCAAAAACACCGCCGTTGTTGAACAACTGGACCGTATCAATACCATCGTTTTAGATAAAACCGGCACCATTACTATTGGCGGCGAAAACGGTGTAAGCAACAATGCGCAGCTAAGCAGTTACGATGAACAACTCATATACAGCATTTGCAGTAATTCGGCGCATCCCTTAAGCGTTCAGATTTGCGATTACCTCAAGGGCGCAGAAAAACTTCGGGTAAGTAATTACCGGGAAATAGCCGGAAAAGGTATCACTGCCTGGGTTGATGGGCATAATGTTCAAATTGGCAGCCAGTCGTTTTTAACAGGAGGAGTAGACATCGCAAAATCAACCGAAGTACACCTGATGATTAACGGGCGATACGCCGGTTATTTCAGCTTTGTTAACAAGTATCGCGAAGGGCTTGAAGATATTGCGCGGCTGGCAGCAGATTATAAAATTT from Mucilaginibacter sp. SJ includes:
- a CDS encoding heavy metal translocating P-type ATPase; this translates as MAVNILTQTTCYHCGNDCDKDHYVLDGKDFCCTGCKGVYKVLSNSGLCNYYSYNEHPGATRTHVEKRFEYLDDPSIIADLVDFTDENITILTLYIPYIHCSSCIWLLEQLNRFNPAIYYSRIDFLKKQVNLRFNNREISLRQVVELLVDIGYEPLINLQDVIKKQQTGTGDNLVKKIAVAGFCFGNVMLLSFPEYLGLSEYEQTFRHFFGWLNVLFSLPVVFYSGREYFQSAYTNLRNKILNIDFPLALGIAVLFLRTLIEVLTHAGAGFADTLCGLVFFLLVGKFVQRKTYYHISFERDYRSFFPVAVQIVENGIEKPLPLSALKVGQRIRIRSNEIIPADAILLNGEARIDFSFVTGESAPVTKVWGEVVYAGGRQMGEAIELEVIKPVSQSYLTQLWNNEAFSRSQENRMQTFNQKVSKYFSIVLLVIALGSLVFWLPVDVYRAFSAFTAVLIVACPCALALSTPFTMSAALSIFDRNFFYLKNTAVVEQLDRINTIVLDKTGTITIGGENGVSNNAQLSSYDEQLIYSICSNSAHPLSVQICDYLKGAEKLRVSNYREIAGKGITAWVDGHNVQIGSQSFLTGGVDIAKSTEVHLMINGRYAGYFSFVNKYREGLEDIARLAADYKIYLLSGDQDRERKNLLPYFKGEGYMLFNQSPQQKLDFIKALQLAGKKVMMIGDGLNDSGALKQSDLGIAITDNVNNFSPGSDAILDGRSLRFLPAFLKFSKDSITIIHISFFISLCYNLLGLSYAVSGRLSPLIAAILMPLSTATIISFTSIATHLAAKKRKLS